From Calditrichota bacterium, one genomic window encodes:
- a CDS encoding TonB-dependent receptor: protein MKLNKMVKICFLILFLVSHLFGEPILPKSSIEGIVLNEKTKEPVAWVDIYIHEINRGAATNKNGQFFIPNIPAGEYSVHFTRIGYNELHKHIIVLENDTTILNIKLLPNSFESEAIVIEDHSEHSHLQEPDLEINNREMGRKLGTTLAETIKDLPGLEQQTNGPAPARPVLRGLSGDRLLLLENGKRPGDLSTTAADHAVTIEPVTAERLEVIRGPLALAYGTNTTAGVINVVRNVSSKTNHQINGAFSAGAESVNSGIVSSLNLNVPLNDFYFYGDGSFRKAANVNTPSGALKNTSVETGSGKAELSWQPLWGLLKSSFAYYQSDYGIPPSIPELGHPNGIDISLNKNTIQLEGLVHKPIKGLNDLQIEYDLTNYFHEEFTSTGRNDAAFSLTSQHLSFKTSFEGFSIFQGIKVGSWFEHRDYKSGGLTNTVNSIETSMAGWIYQENDFGPLKTSAALRLENKTILPEEEKVDLRVGNIRKRSFTDYAASLKAQFALSQSWLVQTTLLKAFRAPGIEELFSDGPHLASYAYEVGNADLNPEKTYGAEIGISYDDNLLYFNLTGYFNRIDGYLFSQNTGERSWKRNDLFRYKMVGLDSEIKGVEAITKIDISGALNVSVSASFIEGNLLENFSENDKIIKVNEPLPFMPPFKGSLDITYKWNPFSIIYSANYAADQDRPGRFEKPTKEYLIHGLNIDFFIPGESLLHTFSFTVQNATDETYRRHLNRIKDIFPEAGRNFKLFYKLYF from the coding sequence TTGAAGTTGAATAAAATGGTTAAAATCTGCTTTTTAATTTTATTCTTGGTTAGTCACCTCTTTGGCGAGCCAATCCTTCCCAAGAGTTCTATTGAAGGCATTGTATTAAATGAAAAAACCAAAGAGCCTGTTGCCTGGGTTGATATTTACATCCATGAAATAAACAGAGGTGCAGCCACAAATAAAAATGGGCAGTTCTTTATTCCAAATATTCCTGCAGGTGAATATAGTGTTCATTTTACCAGAATTGGCTATAATGAACTGCACAAGCATATCATCGTATTGGAAAATGATACTACTATTTTAAATATCAAGCTTTTGCCAAATTCATTCGAAAGCGAAGCAATTGTAATCGAAGATCACAGTGAGCATTCACATCTCCAAGAACCCGATCTTGAAATAAATAACCGTGAGATGGGCCGCAAGCTTGGTACAACATTAGCTGAAACAATTAAAGATTTACCAGGATTAGAACAACAAACAAATGGGCCTGCTCCTGCCAGGCCCGTTTTACGCGGGCTTTCCGGCGATCGTTTACTTTTGCTGGAAAATGGAAAACGCCCCGGTGATCTTTCCACAACTGCTGCTGATCATGCTGTTACAATTGAGCCTGTGACTGCGGAACGGCTTGAAGTAATACGCGGGCCGCTGGCTTTAGCTTATGGAACAAATACTACTGCCGGGGTGATAAATGTTGTCCGCAATGTTTCGTCAAAAACTAATCACCAAATAAATGGAGCTTTTAGCGCAGGTGCAGAATCTGTAAATTCCGGAATAGTTTCATCACTTAACCTAAATGTTCCATTAAATGATTTTTACTTTTACGGCGATGGCAGTTTTCGTAAAGCGGCGAATGTTAATACTCCTTCAGGCGCGCTAAAAAATACTTCGGTAGAAACGGGTTCTGGTAAAGCTGAATTAAGTTGGCAACCCTTATGGGGATTGTTAAAATCCAGTTTTGCATACTATCAATCTGATTATGGGATTCCACCATCTATCCCGGAGCTTGGACATCCAAATGGAATTGATATTAGCCTCAATAAAAATACAATTCAGCTTGAAGGTTTAGTACATAAACCAATAAAAGGATTAAATGATCTTCAAATTGAATATGACCTGACGAATTATTTTCATGAAGAATTTACATCTACGGGAAGAAACGATGCGGCTTTCAGTTTAACCAGTCAGCATTTATCCTTTAAAACTTCATTTGAAGGGTTCTCTATATTTCAGGGTATTAAGGTTGGATCATGGTTTGAGCATAGAGATTATAAATCAGGAGGTTTAACAAATACTGTAAATAGTATTGAAACGTCAATGGCCGGTTGGATTTATCAGGAAAATGATTTTGGTCCCTTAAAAACAAGCGCCGCATTAAGACTTGAGAATAAAACTATTTTACCGGAAGAAGAAAAAGTAGATCTGCGGGTTGGAAATATTCGTAAAAGATCCTTTACAGATTATGCCGCATCCTTAAAAGCCCAGTTTGCACTTTCACAAAGTTGGCTTGTACAAACTACACTGTTGAAAGCTTTTAGGGCTCCAGGTATTGAAGAACTTTTCTCTGATGGCCCACACTTAGCCTCGTATGCGTATGAGGTAGGTAATGCTGATCTAAATCCTGAAAAAACATATGGCGCTGAGATTGGAATCTCATATGATGACAATCTGCTTTATTTCAATTTAACAGGTTATTTCAATAGAATTGATGGCTATTTGTTCTCTCAAAATACCGGCGAGCGCAGCTGGAAACGAAACGACCTTTTCCGCTATAAAATGGTAGGGTTGGATTCTGAAATTAAGGGTGTTGAAGCAATTACAAAAATTGATATCAGCGGCGCTTTAAATGTTTCAGTTAGCGCAAGTTTTATTGAAGGTAATCTTTTAGAGAACTTTTCAGAAAATGACAAAATAATAAAAGTAAATGAGCCATTGCCATTTATGCCACCTTTTAAAGGCTCCTTAGATATAACTTATAAATGGAACCCGTTTTCTATAATTTATTCAGCCAATTATGCTGCTGATCAAGATCGGCCCGGAAGATTTGAAAAACCGACAAAAGAATATCTAATCCACGGTTTAAATATTGATTTTTTTATTCCGGGAGAGAGTCTGTTGCATACGTTTTCTTTTACTGTACAAAATGCCACAGATGAAACCTATCGCCGGCATTTGAACAGAATTAAGGACATCTTTCCTGAAGCAGGGCGAAATTTTAAACTATTCTATAAATTGTATTTTTAG
- a CDS encoding purine-nucleoside phosphorylase codes for MSFDLDTYRNKIAETKRFLKEHLKTSPQVGIILGSGLGGLVQEIDIIQELNYEDIPNFPVSTVESHDGKLILGTLSGKTVLAMQGRFHIYEGYSMQEIVFPIRLMHDLGIKTLIISNAAGGMNPQFSTGDIMVIEDHINLFGDNPLIGPNLEEYGPRFPDMSEPYSKKLIAMAEKTALEKKIVLQKGVYVAVTGPNLETRAEYRFLRTIGADVVGMSTIPENIAAVHMGMDVLAFSVITDECFPDALKAVNVEEILATARSAEPKLTLIMKEVIGLI; via the coding sequence ATGAGTTTTGATTTAGACACCTACCGAAACAAAATTGCAGAAACAAAACGCTTTCTTAAAGAGCATCTGAAAACGTCTCCACAAGTTGGAATAATTTTAGGGTCCGGTCTCGGAGGTTTAGTTCAGGAAATTGATATAATCCAGGAGTTGAACTACGAGGATATTCCAAATTTTCCTGTGTCAACTGTTGAAAGCCACGATGGAAAACTAATTTTAGGTACTCTTAGCGGAAAAACAGTTTTGGCCATGCAGGGACGCTTTCATATATACGAAGGCTATTCCATGCAGGAAATAGTTTTTCCTATCCGTTTAATGCATGATCTGGGTATCAAAACTTTGATTATTTCTAACGCTGCCGGCGGTATGAATCCACAATTTAGTACCGGTGATATTATGGTAATCGAGGATCATATAAATCTTTTTGGTGATAATCCGCTGATAGGCCCGAACCTGGAAGAATATGGCCCGCGGTTTCCGGATATGTCTGAACCATATTCTAAAAAGCTAATCGCCATGGCAGAAAAAACAGCTCTTGAAAAAAAGATTGTTTTGCAAAAAGGCGTTTATGTGGCAGTTACAGGGCCAAATTTAGAAACAAGAGCAGAATATAGATTTCTGAGAACTATTGGAGCGGATGTTGTAGGTATGTCCACAATTCCCGAAAATATTGCCGCTGTGCATATGGGGATGGATGTATTGGCTTTTTCAGTTATTACCGATGAATGTTTTCCTGATGCTTTAAAAGCCGTTAACGTAGAAGAAATATTAGCAACAGCAAGAAGTGCAGAGCCCAAGCTTACCTTGATTATGAAAGAAGTTATCGGGCTGATATAA
- a CDS encoding polysaccharide deacetylase family protein translates to MSITKHACKNHPQKFTAKRCYNCKAHICQECHKKHFHHIFCSLKCVVIWRAKTLLDMLKLSREFTWFVVVVLLSNIIMFNLFINRINSNLEMEPEKIANDSTAVFPVPEGFLIDSVRQAVKGSFEIKIAGRENRVHTLNQNGKFVEALLPKESDFSFESVSLEKGNNRFAIWALTAEGQSILVDSFSVKYSSPRLDYLMNPVYRVKTGEKKLALTFDGGSSNKGTQQILDILYKKKIKCTMFLTGRFIENFPDLVNQIIDAGHEIGNHSLTHPHFTTIEENGKNDTRKKVTYDYFRKQLNITDSIYFALRKKHLIPFWRAPFGEINREILMWAGELGYRHIGWSYKCDSWDWVADKSSNLYRTSEQIKEHFLNLEQDKGLSGKILLMHLGSERKDDFPYQNLASLIDELETRGYEFIKVSELLKLTK, encoded by the coding sequence ATGTCAATTACAAAACACGCCTGTAAAAATCATCCACAAAAATTTACTGCAAAACGCTGTTATAACTGCAAAGCACACATTTGCCAGGAATGTCATAAAAAGCATTTCCACCATATCTTTTGTTCGCTAAAATGCGTGGTAATCTGGCGTGCAAAAACTTTGCTTGATATGCTCAAACTCAGCAGGGAATTTACCTGGTTTGTTGTTGTGGTACTTCTGTCAAACATAATCATGTTTAATCTCTTCATAAATCGAATAAATTCTAACCTGGAAATGGAACCTGAAAAGATTGCAAACGATTCCACGGCTGTATTTCCTGTGCCGGAAGGTTTTTTAATTGATTCGGTACGACAGGCAGTAAAAGGATCATTTGAAATTAAAATTGCAGGGCGGGAGAACAGGGTACATACACTTAATCAAAATGGAAAATTTGTCGAAGCTCTTTTGCCAAAGGAATCCGACTTTTCGTTTGAATCAGTTTCTCTGGAAAAAGGAAATAACCGTTTTGCCATTTGGGCACTAACAGCGGAAGGCCAAAGCATTTTAGTAGATTCATTTAGTGTTAAATATTCATCACCACGGTTGGATTATTTAATGAATCCGGTCTATCGTGTAAAAACAGGTGAGAAGAAACTTGCACTGACTTTTGATGGTGGATCGAGCAATAAAGGAACCCAGCAGATTTTAGATATTCTTTATAAAAAGAAAATTAAATGCACCATGTTTTTAACGGGCAGGTTTATTGAAAATTTTCCGGACCTTGTAAACCAAATTATTGATGCCGGGCATGAAATTGGCAATCATTCATTAACACACCCACATTTTACTACTATTGAAGAAAATGGAAAAAATGATACCCGTAAAAAAGTTACCTACGATTATTTCAGAAAGCAGTTAAATATCACTGATAGCATTTATTTTGCTTTGAGAAAAAAGCATTTAATTCCTTTTTGGCGAGCACCATTTGGTGAAATAAATAGAGAAATATTGATGTGGGCCGGCGAACTTGGCTACCGGCACATTGGCTGGTCTTACAAATGTGATTCCTGGGATTGGGTTGCAGATAAAAGCTCAAACCTTTACAGGACCTCAGAGCAAATAAAGGAACATTTTTTGAATCTTGAGCAAGATAAAGGTTTGAGTGGCAAAATTCTTTTAATGCATTTGGGCAGCGAACGAAAGGATGATTTTCCATATCAAAACCTGGCGTCTTTAATTGATGAACTGGAAACCCGAGGTTATGAATTTATAAAAGTAAGCGAATTACTAAAATTGACAAAATGA
- the lspA gene encoding signal peptidase II, whose product MKKNFTIFHTITIILTLLGLDQLTKYITKTNMMLGESIHIIDNFFRLTYVENPGMAFGLRIENTTLFMGLSLIAAGLVFYYLYILRNEVWQLQFAIAMIASGAIGNLSDRFIRGSVVDFLDFEFFDVAIPAFNFLGFEFSGYYMTRWPVFNVADMAVSGGMILIFGYILLKGDPLNKSVKEPTETTPHAG is encoded by the coding sequence ATGAAAAAGAATTTTACAATTTTTCACACAATAACAATCATTCTAACTCTTTTAGGTCTGGATCAGCTAACAAAGTACATAACAAAAACAAATATGATGCTTGGTGAGTCAATCCATATTATTGACAATTTTTTCAGACTTACCTATGTAGAAAATCCTGGTATGGCATTTGGCTTACGAATTGAGAATACAACCCTTTTTATGGGACTTTCTCTAATTGCAGCAGGCCTTGTATTCTATTATTTGTATATTTTAAGAAACGAAGTATGGCAGCTTCAGTTTGCCATTGCAATGATTGCATCCGGGGCTATTGGAAACCTTTCTGATCGATTTATTCGCGGTAGTGTAGTTGATTTTCTTGATTTTGAATTTTTTGATGTTGCAATCCCCGCATTTAATTTTTTAGGTTTCGAATTTTCCGGATATTATATGACCCGATGGCCCGTTTTTAATGTCGCGGATATGGCTGTTTCTGGCGGCATGATTTTGATATTTGGATATATTCTTTTAAAAGGGGATCCTTTGAACAAAAGTGTGAAAGAACCCACAGAAACTACTCCACATGCCGGATAA
- a CDS encoding PQQ-binding-like beta-propeller repeat protein — translation MLKKILLWGFIFAFTFSCQKPMIQNFISPENPIITANQNFSRTGFQDFIIKDSLKLISNEDILGLPFSSFLKYSGELIFTTHNGYLYFVSLNDFDDQRKISIADGILSAPSIQGKTLFLAISKGEYGLIAYDITSAETKWTINGKFSQSSPVLTNNHVIHATLNGQILAYNLLDGTIAWQVELNDAIKNNLSKFGNTLVAAGQNGKINSYDIESGFLNWSNSLNDAVYASPVLTKEFVYIATYSGSIVKISRHDGEIIKRFEANVEQYQSPVIDNENIYIALADGKLVSLDKATLQEKWRIQLNGPFSSTPLLGTKELLVGTESRKFYRINKLNGEIIQMLNLDGRPRIQPVFYDNKIYLAYGPDYLEVYSTNGEIDE, via the coding sequence ATGTTAAAAAAAATACTCCTTTGGGGATTTATATTTGCGTTTACTTTCTCATGCCAAAAACCGATGATACAAAACTTTATATCACCTGAAAATCCAATTATTACGGCTAACCAAAACTTTTCAAGAACCGGTTTTCAAGATTTTATTATCAAAGATTCTCTAAAGTTAATTTCTAATGAAGATATTTTAGGTCTGCCCTTTTCATCTTTTTTGAAATATTCCGGAGAGTTAATTTTTACAACTCATAACGGCTATCTTTATTTTGTTTCACTAAACGATTTTGACGACCAAAGAAAAATATCTATTGCTGATGGTATTTTATCTGCACCTTCCATTCAAGGAAAAACACTATTTCTGGCAATCAGCAAAGGTGAATATGGGCTCATTGCATACGACATAACATCAGCCGAAACCAAATGGACAATTAATGGGAAGTTTTCTCAAAGTTCACCGGTTCTTACAAATAATCATGTAATTCATGCAACGCTTAATGGGCAAATCCTGGCCTATAATCTTTTGGATGGAACCATCGCCTGGCAGGTAGAACTAAATGATGCCATTAAAAACAATCTTTCAAAGTTTGGGAATACTCTAGTAGCTGCTGGGCAAAATGGTAAAATTAACAGCTATGATATTGAGAGCGGGTTTTTAAACTGGTCAAATAGCCTAAATGATGCGGTTTATGCTTCACCCGTGCTTACCAAGGAATTTGTATATATCGCTACATACAGCGGATCAATTGTTAAAATAAGTAGACATGATGGTGAAATTATTAAGCGCTTCGAGGCCAATGTAGAACAATATCAATCTCCGGTTATCGATAATGAAAATATTTATATTGCCCTTGCAGATGGAAAGTTAGTTTCACTTGATAAAGCCACCCTGCAAGAAAAATGGCGGATTCAACTGAACGGACCATTTTCGTCAACACCTTTATTGGGTACAAAGGAACTGCTTGTGGGAACAGAATCACGCAAGTTTTATAGAATAAATAAATTGAACGGCGAAATAATTCAAATGCTTAACCTCGATGGGCGTCCAAGAATTCAGCCTGTTTTTTACGATAACAAAATCTATCTTGCTTATGGCCCGGACTACCTGGAAGTGTATTCCACAAATGGAGAAATTGATGAATAA
- a CDS encoding RluA family pseudouridine synthase — MPDKKTIIIGSSGNQQRLDTYLASIFPDKTRSYFTRHIKSGNVLVNNQKVKPGYLLQIDDQVEMDLIEPVTNLEAADIDLDIIFEDKDIIVINKPAGLTVHPGKGTAGDTLVNALLNHTQQLALKGESDRPGIVHRLDKFTSGLLVVAKNDKAHLGLRKQFDTKTIKRTYWSLIWGMPKENSGTVHTFIDRSRKDPTKMAVTKTGREAITHWQLRKDFRYFSLLQLNLETGRTHQIRLHMNWLGCPVVGDSDYNGRDSQLARLPANLRKRGQHLLLMVPNQFLHAKELSFIHPTSNETVVFKSALPSNLQEALNKLPDLFLLED, encoded by the coding sequence ATGCCGGATAAAAAAACAATAATAATTGGCAGTTCCGGAAATCAACAACGTTTAGATACATATCTCGCTTCAATTTTTCCAGATAAAACACGTTCTTATTTTACCCGGCATATAAAATCGGGTAATGTGTTGGTTAACAATCAAAAGGTGAAACCGGGTTATCTTTTGCAAATTGATGATCAGGTTGAAATGGATTTGATTGAGCCTGTTACAAACTTGGAAGCAGCAGATATCGATCTTGATATAATTTTTGAAGACAAAGATATAATTGTCATCAATAAACCTGCCGGTCTAACTGTTCATCCGGGAAAAGGAACCGCGGGTGATACGCTGGTGAATGCTCTACTTAATCACACTCAGCAACTTGCACTTAAGGGAGAAAGTGACCGACCGGGGATTGTCCACAGACTCGATAAATTTACATCGGGATTGTTGGTTGTTGCCAAAAACGATAAAGCGCATCTTGGACTGAGAAAACAGTTTGATACAAAAACCATAAAAAGAACTTATTGGTCTTTAATTTGGGGAATGCCAAAAGAAAACTCAGGAACAGTCCACACTTTTATAGATCGCAGCCGTAAAGATCCAACCAAAATGGCTGTTACCAAAACGGGGCGTGAAGCAATAACTCATTGGCAGCTACGCAAAGACTTCCGTTATTTTTCTTTGTTACAGCTTAATTTGGAAACCGGACGGACACACCAGATTAGATTGCATATGAATTGGCTGGGATGTCCTGTTGTGGGAGATAGTGATTATAATGGGCGCGATTCTCAGCTTGCCAGGTTACCTGCAAATTTACGAAAACGCGGCCAACATCTTTTATTAATGGTTCCAAATCAGTTTCTGCATGCAAAGGAATTATCGTTTATACATCCTACTTCAAATGAAACAGTTGTTTTTAAAAGTGCCCTGCCTTCAAACCTGCAAGAAGCGTTAAATAAGCTACCGGATTTATTTTTATTGGAAGACTAA
- a CDS encoding isoleucine--tRNA ligase: MFREVSNKLSLADLEKKILKSWQENKIFEKSLELSKNKPPYIFYEGPPTANGRPGIHHVMARTIKDVVCRYKAMKGFHVPRKAGWDTHGLPVEIAVEKELGLTQKNQIEEFGIDKFNNACRELVNKHIDMDDGWRTLTDRMGYWLDLDHPYITYKNEYIESVWWAIKEIYEKGLVYKGFKIVPQSPTIETPLSSHELSLGYKDVKDPNCFIKLKILETKNPEFENAQLMVWTTTPWTLISNVAVAVGEEIEYVLVHNKRRVKSGDKKIDKEDKLILAKERLTVLDGDYEILKTFPGRDIVGAVYEQIFDFCKIDRDKQPNALTVLPADFVSTSDGTGIVHMAPAFGADDYEMSRLFDLPFLQPVTPGGRFTEGIGEFSNRPVKTFTYGDGHTEQGVDKDVLYSLKQMDKLYRSTTDYLHSYPHCWRTENPIIYYARSSWFVKSPEYKDKMYSLNKEINWQPPEIGAGRFGNWLKEAKEWSLSRDRFWGSPLPIWVSEDGEDHFAIGSIEELKQGTFVKEDGSHVPVSEMADEIDLHRPFVDKVIFEKEGKVYRRTPEIVDVWFDSGSMPFAQLHYPFENKELFEKSFPADFIAEGVDQTRGWFYTLHNISTVLFGKPAFKNIIVNDLILDKQGQKMSKSKGNVVFPNEMMDKYGADALRWYFMSASPPWIPKKFDPEGVAEVQRKFLNTLLNTYSFFVLYANIDQFNPEDKFIPVENRAEIDRWILSKLYSVTKKATAYLDEYDLTKSARIISDYMIDDVSNWYVRRNRRRFWKSESGSDKMAAYQTLYEVLVTVTKLIAPFAPFLSDEIFMNLNKDDSVKSVHHVDYPVVDSKKENLIDTNLEEKMALAQVIVSNARALRNEAQIRVRQPLGELAIFSSNDSDYKYVEEMQSIITEELNVKTIKLVKEKEDIVSLQAKPNFKQLGARAGKMMGKLSAIIKGFSPSDVGDYMKKGELSVFIDGHEFLLQENDVEIIAQPKEGFVAQKDKSLIIALNTELSEELLTEGFAREFVNRIQNLRKEAGFEVIDHIIIEVEKTDDDILEKLNNQKEYICNETLADELKFDKLTSPLKQEIVIDDITMKIGLFKVS, translated from the coding sequence ATGTTTCGCGAAGTATCTAATAAGTTAAGTTTAGCTGATCTTGAAAAGAAAATTTTAAAGAGCTGGCAAGAGAATAAAATATTTGAAAAAAGCCTGGAGCTTAGCAAAAATAAACCTCCGTATATTTTCTACGAAGGTCCGCCAACTGCAAATGGACGTCCCGGTATCCATCATGTTATGGCACGGACAATTAAAGATGTTGTTTGCCGTTATAAAGCAATGAAGGGTTTTCATGTTCCTCGTAAAGCCGGTTGGGATACGCATGGGCTGCCTGTTGAGATTGCTGTTGAAAAAGAGCTTGGCTTAACCCAGAAAAACCAGATTGAAGAATTTGGTATCGATAAATTTAACAATGCTTGCCGCGAGCTTGTAAATAAACACATCGATATGGATGACGGTTGGAGAACACTTACCGACAGAATGGGCTATTGGCTCGATCTGGATCATCCTTATATTACATACAAAAATGAATATATTGAATCTGTTTGGTGGGCCATTAAAGAAATCTATGAAAAAGGATTGGTATATAAAGGTTTTAAAATTGTACCGCAGTCACCAACAATTGAAACGCCGCTTAGTTCACATGAGCTTTCATTGGGGTACAAGGATGTAAAAGATCCGAATTGTTTTATTAAACTTAAAATTTTAGAAACAAAAAATCCGGAATTTGAAAACGCACAATTGATGGTTTGGACTACAACACCCTGGACACTAATCTCCAATGTTGCCGTAGCTGTTGGCGAAGAAATTGAATATGTTCTTGTGCATAATAAAAGACGGGTTAAATCCGGTGATAAAAAAATTGATAAAGAAGATAAACTGATTCTTGCAAAAGAGCGGCTTACAGTTCTGGATGGTGATTATGAAATATTGAAAACATTTCCTGGTCGGGATATCGTTGGAGCCGTTTATGAGCAGATTTTTGACTTTTGTAAAATTGATCGTGACAAGCAACCGAATGCATTAACTGTTCTGCCTGCAGATTTTGTTTCAACATCTGATGGTACAGGAATTGTGCATATGGCACCTGCATTTGGTGCAGATGATTATGAAATGTCCCGATTATTCGATTTACCGTTTTTACAACCTGTAACCCCCGGGGGACGATTTACTGAAGGTATTGGCGAGTTCTCCAACAGGCCGGTTAAAACATTTACTTATGGTGATGGACATACGGAGCAGGGCGTTGATAAAGATGTACTGTATTCTTTAAAACAAATGGATAAACTTTATCGCTCTACAACGGACTATTTACATAGTTATCCGCATTGCTGGCGAACAGAGAATCCTATTATTTATTATGCACGTTCATCCTGGTTTGTAAAATCTCCTGAATATAAAGATAAAATGTACAGCCTGAACAAAGAGATAAACTGGCAGCCTCCTGAAATTGGTGCAGGCCGTTTTGGAAATTGGCTTAAGGAAGCCAAGGAATGGTCTCTATCGCGTGATCGTTTTTGGGGGTCTCCATTACCAATTTGGGTTTCTGAGGATGGAGAAGACCATTTTGCGATCGGTTCGATTGAAGAGTTAAAGCAAGGTACATTTGTTAAAGAAGATGGTTCACATGTTCCGGTAAGTGAAATGGCCGATGAGATTGATCTGCACAGGCCATTTGTCGATAAAGTTATTTTTGAAAAGGAAGGAAAAGTATACCGGCGAACTCCGGAGATTGTTGATGTCTGGTTCGATTCAGGCTCGATGCCGTTTGCACAATTGCATTATCCTTTTGAAAACAAAGAACTTTTTGAGAAAAGTTTTCCGGCAGATTTTATCGCTGAAGGGGTTGATCAGACCCGTGGCTGGTTTTATACTTTGCACAATATTTCCACTGTTTTGTTTGGAAAACCGGCATTTAAAAATATTATAGTAAACGATCTTATTCTGGATAAACAGGGCCAAAAGATGAGCAAATCTAAAGGCAATGTTGTTTTTCCAAATGAGATGATGGATAAGTATGGCGCTGATGCGTTGCGTTGGTATTTTATGTCGGCCAGCCCGCCGTGGATTCCCAAGAAGTTTGATCCTGAAGGTGTTGCAGAAGTTCAGAGAAAATTTTTAAACACTTTGTTAAATACGTATTCATTCTTTGTACTTTACGCCAATATAGATCAATTTAATCCAGAGGATAAATTTATCCCCGTGGAGAATCGAGCAGAGATTGATCGCTGGATTCTTTCCAAATTATATTCTGTAACAAAAAAAGCAACAGCTTATTTGGATGAATATGACCTGACTAAGTCGGCTCGAATAATTTCTGATTATATGATCGATGACGTCTCAAATTGGTATGTCCGCCGCAATCGCCGGAGATTCTGGAAATCTGAATCTGGCAGTGATAAAATGGCCGCTTACCAAACTTTGTACGAAGTTTTGGTTACGGTGACAAAATTAATCGCTCCGTTTGCTCCATTTTTAAGTGATGAAATTTTTATGAACCTTAATAAGGATGATTCCGTAAAAAGTGTTCATCATGTTGATTACCCTGTTGTAGATTCAAAAAAAGAAAATCTGATAGATACTAATCTTGAAGAAAAAATGGCATTGGCCCAGGTTATTGTTTCAAATGCCCGTGCTTTGCGAAATGAAGCACAAATCAGGGTTAGACAGCCACTTGGCGAGTTGGCAATTTTCAGCTCAAATGATTCTGATTATAAATATGTTGAAGAGATGCAATCTATCATTACAGAAGAGCTGAATGTAAAGACAATTAAGCTGGTTAAAGAAAAAGAGGATATTGTTTCCTTACAAGCAAAACCTAATTTTAAACAATTGGGCGCCAGAGCCGGTAAAATGATGGGTAAACTTTCTGCCATTATAAAAGGCTTTTCACCAAGTGATGTTGGAGACTATATGAAAAAAGGTGAGTTGAGCGTGTTTATCGATGGTCATGAATTTTTGCTTCAGGAAAATGACGTTGAGATTATTGCCCAACCAAAAGAAGGTTTTGTAGCACAAAAAGACAAATCACTGATAATTGCTTTAAACACTGAGTTAAGCGAAGAATTATTAACTGAGGGATTTGCGAGGGAATTTGTAAACCGCATACAAAACTTAAGAAAAGAAGCGGGATTTGAAGTAATTGACCATATAATTATTGAAGTTGAAAAAACTGATGACGATATTCTTGAAAAACTAAATAATCAAAAAGAGTATATTTGTAACGAAACATTGGCAGATGAGCTAAAATTTGATAAATTAACATCACCTTTAAAACAAGAAATTGTTATAGATGATATAACAATGAAAATAGGTTTATTTAAGGTAAGCTAA
- a CDS encoding TraR/DksA family transcriptional regulator — MSKKDLEFFKELLLKKKKKAQKNLEYLKSTVLDSTTKEASGDHSSYSYHMADQGTDAMEREKSFMFAARDEKFIKQIDEALERIENETYGICRVTGNLIQKERLIAVPTTTISVDAKKADKK, encoded by the coding sequence ATGAGCAAAAAGGATTTAGAATTCTTTAAAGAGCTGCTTTTAAAAAAGAAGAAAAAAGCCCAAAAGAACCTTGAATACCTGAAATCTACCGTCCTGGATTCTACAACAAAAGAAGCATCAGGTGATCATTCGTCTTATTCTTATCACATGGCGGACCAGGGCACAGATGCGATGGAACGTGAGAAATCGTTTATGTTTGCTGCGCGCGATGAAAAATTTATTAAGCAGATAGATGAGGCCTTGGAACGCATTGAAAATGAGACTTATGGTATTTGCAGGGTTACAGGTAATTTAATCCAGAAAGAAAGATTAATTGCTGTTCCTACTACAACTATTAGCGTGGATGCAAAAAAAGCGGACAAGAAATAA